From Ancylobacter pratisalsi, one genomic window encodes:
- a CDS encoding biotin--[acetyl-CoA-carboxylase] ligase has translation MSTARTRGATPVVRYPSVGSTNAEAMAQARGPAPRWFVAERQTGGRGRRGRPWTSEPGNLYASLLLVDAGPAARLPELCFVAALGLYDAVRAVTGIDPLRIGLKWPNDVLIDGAKLAGILLEGTVLPDGRSATVIGFGVNCAHHPLDTPYPTTDLSAAGYPTRPSELLDALDVALRDRLDEWAQGAGFAQTREAWVRRAPGLGHEVRVRFGEREAYGVFEALDFSGAMILRRADGARETISAGDVFPSPGAQA, from the coding sequence CTGAGCACGGCGCGCACGCGGGGCGCGACGCCGGTCGTACGTTATCCCTCCGTCGGCTCGACCAATGCCGAGGCGATGGCGCAGGCGAGGGGACCCGCCCCGCGCTGGTTCGTTGCCGAGCGGCAGACCGGCGGACGGGGGCGGCGGGGGCGACCGTGGACGTCCGAGCCGGGCAATCTTTACGCGTCGCTCCTGCTTGTCGATGCCGGCCCGGCGGCGCGCCTGCCGGAGCTCTGTTTCGTCGCCGCGCTTGGTCTCTACGATGCGGTGCGCGCGGTGACAGGTATCGATCCGCTGCGCATTGGCCTCAAATGGCCGAATGACGTATTGATTGACGGCGCCAAGCTGGCGGGGATCCTGCTGGAGGGGACCGTGCTGCCGGACGGGCGTTCGGCAACGGTGATCGGCTTTGGCGTGAATTGCGCCCATCATCCCCTCGACACACCCTATCCGACGACGGATCTCAGTGCGGCCGGTTACCCGACCCGGCCCTCGGAACTGCTGGACGCGCTCGATGTGGCGCTGCGGGACAGGCTGGACGAGTGGGCGCAGGGCGCGGGCTTTGCGCAGACGCGCGAGGCGTGGGTGCGCCGGGCGCCGGGCCTTGGCCACGAGGTAAGGGTGCGCTTCGGTGAGCGAGAGGCGTATGGAGTGTTCGAGGCACTGGACTTTTCCGGTGCTATGATTCTGCGCCGCGCGGATGGTGCGCGTGAAACGATAAGCGCCGGCGACGTATTTCCGTCGCCAGGTGCGCAGGCTTGA